The stretch of DNA atcaaacaacatttGCATAGATAATCTAAAAATAGAACACTGATGACATGCATGTTTGACGCGTTATGGGATGTGAGTATTTTACGTTACGTGCCAGCAACTTTCTCTACTAATTTTCACAGCAATTCTGTTACACGTTTCATATAGTTGCTGAAACCTTATAACTAGAGGAGTAGTATGAATCTGCAAAATTTGTACAGTTTTAGTCATGCGTGATTTCAATAATGCCaatatttagatttatttttttgtcttactTCTAACGGAAAAAAAGTTTTCGGTGGAGATTGTCGGGTTGTTAATTACTTGCATGCCTTACCtttgtgattttaatttgtattaatgAATACTAtaaaattactatatatatatatatataggtgcTTTGTATAAGATTGATcagtttttcattttattatgtATTCTTTTGTCCCTTCAATAGGAATATGGTTCCAAGGATGACAAAGCGCATTATGGTTCAGATATTGCTATCTTCTTTAACAGGGTAATCTTTTTTACATTTCTACCCTTCAtgcttaaatttaatattttttaaaattattcgttAGTTTTGAGTTTTATTAGATACCATGCCGGTAcgtaaaactatttcaaaattaaatattaaaaaaatgacattatatGATGAATGATATATGATACCATACTAAACGGAACTATTAGTTACTAAAGTGTTCaactttttttagttttatttaactTCATAATGTGACcttattttacttaatttattaattagcTTTAAAATTTGAGATTATTTATCAAacttatgtaaaaaatataagtcaaaCACAAAAGTTGTCAAAGGAAAAtatgcaattttttaaataattttaatgtgtTATAATTAAAACGATTTTTAACAGATTTGATCAATTTTTCGGGCGAAGTAATTGAGATTAATGGTGTTGTTTTTGTTTGAATGAAACGTAAAGCTAAGTTTTGAGTTTTGAATGCAGAGTAACAGGAAATCAGGTTCTGTATTTCGTGGGGTTAAAATATTCAACCGCTACAATTGCATGTGCACTTACCAATTTGCTCCCAGCTTTTACATTTATCCTTGCAATATTATTCAGGTTGGtagcaataaaataataaaataaattgaaaaatgatttaattaagaatttaaataatttattggaTAATTATTTGGTATAGACAAGAGAATTTGGGAATAAAGAAGAAGAGTGGGGTAGCAAAAACGATAGGGACAATATTGTGCGTTGGTGGAGCAATTCTTTTATCATTTTACCATGGAAAAGTGATTGGAATAGGAGAATCAAGTATTCATTGGGGATATGCTGAGAAAATTGAAGGAGGTTCAAACTCCTCTGCTGCCCAATCAAACTCTCTTAAAGGTCCTATTGTCTTAGTTCTTAGTGCTCTTATTTGGTCAGCATGGTTCATCATTCAAGTAAGCatatactaatataatattttagttagtattatttaattattgagtCGATATCtatatatacttaatatttttgtttcgGTGTTTTTAATTTCAGGCAGACATGAGCAAGAATTTTCCAGTACCTTATACGAGCACAGCATACATGTGTTTCTTGGCAAGTTTTCAGTGTGTTTTCATTGCCTTGTGTTTTGATCGCAAGGTTTCATCTTGGTCACTCCATGATGCAATGAGACTTACCTCTTCTCTTTATGCGGtacaatatttcttttttattggtttccttttttgttatttaattaattaatatatatgcaTATGCTAGGTGTACAATGGAAGTACTATACTACAAATAATTGTTACTATTCCTATATTCGACCTTATGAATAAATTAAGAGTGTTTTTTTGGGATAATGGTCCctcattatttaatatttatgtttttactttaaaacttttgaaattagaaaatggccccaaattttaataaagaatTTGTATATTTGAGTGATTTATAATAAATGGTAATTTTGTTTTCAGGGAGTAATTTGCACTGGGCTATCGTATTGTATAATTTCGTGGACCATAGAGCGGAAAGGGCCTCTTTATGTTTCTGTATTCACCCCCTTGCAGCTCATTCTCACAGCTATTATTAGCTGGGCTTTTATTCGGGAGAAATTATACGTTGGAACGTAAGAAATTTAATCATGTGCTATTTTACTAATTACCTACTCACCATCTATATACATtacttttcttaaaataaaaaatctatatacattactaatatttatttgatttatatagtGCACTGGGGTCTCTCCTCATTGTTGCTGGGCTTTATGCTGTTCTTTGGGGAAAGAGCAAAGAGGTTGTTATCAAAGACCCTGATGCTGATCATGAAGCTGTGGTGATGCCATTGCCAGTCAATGAATTAGGGAGGATTAATGGTGATTTGAAGAATGACATGGAATTGCTATCCTATTTGCCATCTAATGGTAACCATCACTAAGGATCATGttgttacaaatttatttaaggGATGGAATTATGGATGGGTCataataatgatatatataatatttgaggCAATTTGAGAGGATgcaatatttttgtttgctttTTCTGTccagaaaatattattattattattattattattattgttattatcattattattattattattattgttgttgttgctattattattattattattattgttattattattattattattattattattattattattattattattattattattattattattattattatatattgtataaTACACACTAATATGGTATGTCATTTTCTAGTGCCCTGTGACATGTGTGTGTAATCTGGTGTACTGTGACATTTGAAAGTGATCCAAAACCGTTAATGTGTCGTATgaactttgaattttttaaactcaTTGAGGCATAAGAGCAGTTATTATCATCTTATTTACAGCACAGTTTGATATCTGCCAGAGTTGTTCACCTGTGATTTTAGCGCCCCCTCCTCCAACTCTCACGCCAAGTTCATttacactttttttatttttttttattttatcttatttaatatatgattAAACTATACTAGTATGTTACTCtgaattcaattataaataaaaataactaattacAAATAATAGTTGActgcatttaaaatatattttttccaaTATAAAAGAATTAGATTTCCCAAATTGTTTgtactttttatttaaacttgTTATGAGCTTCCGTCTTATATGAAGACTAAGCCCGCTTCATATCTAACTGGACTAAGTTtccttttttattgttttagcAAATTGGATATATTCCAATTGTGTTCCCGAATGCCAAACGAAGGTTAGTGGAGTGAGATGATATTGAAAAAACTGAGAAGGGTGagatgaaattgaaaaaatataagaaaaatgtgAGATGAAGAAGGTTAGTGGAGTGAGATGAAACTGAAAAGtatagggaaaaaaaaaaaagagagaaaagtgAGATggaattgaaaaatatatataaaagagattTGGCCCATGCAGGTCTCGAACCTGCGACCTTGGCGTTATTAGCACCACGctctaaccaactgagctaATGGGCCAATTATGAAAATTTaatgtttcatattttaataaccCTTGTTTCATTAATCTTCAGACTCTGTCCTTCACTTCCACACACTTTATATAGCACATATTGTTTTATAGtacttaattgaaataattacatttaaaatatgaaactatcacttttttatttatatttaaattaaaagtgatAACCAATGAGTTTTGGACACTAAAAGAATACgctaaattaaaaatgaaaactttacTTCTAAGTtccatatatataatttgaaattagtGATTACAATAATATGCGCCAAATTTACTATTGTGACCTGATGCAGGTTTAAAAATATCACTTATTAAAGAAACTGAAAAAACATCTTCAATAAAGGAGTAGTAGTAggtttatttgtatttatttttactcaACTTGCACACTTACAGAATATTTTGAAGGAGCATGCCAATTACGGAAGATTTGAAATAAGTTATTCACTCAGGTTTTACTAAACGTGTTCGAATCCTAATAATTACTATCAAATTTTGCGATCAAATTCTGAAACACCAGAACATCATTCTCCTAGAAACTATAGagttaaacaaaaaagaaaatagactattcaacaacaaaacatatattaaaataggcTTATATATAGACATTAAAAAAAGGgccaaatatttatttgttggCTGATGTGTATACATTATGTAAAAATGGGCGTAATATTTgctaaactattattattattataaacaaatttgtaaaattattcattcatattagtttttttttactcagGAACTTATGTTAGTTATATGCGTATAGATCCTCTTCCCAAAACACACTTTTATGATATTGCCCCATCGTTATATACTACTATACTCTTTCATTGATTTGCAACGTACGTGACAGTTATATACCGTTAAATGCATATTTTCTCAGTTTACAAAAAGAGTGTTGATCCAATACATCCACGTACTTACTATaagtgtaaattaattttaatttaatatagtGAATAATAAACATTGATTTTATTATctcattatatatttataattcatattattaaataatcacTTAATCGGTTCAATTTCAATCGGCCACCGATAGGGCAAGGCATAATTGTGGgcatttgaaaaaaaagaataatcaaagaaatgaaggacgaaaataggGAAAGGAAACAAAagatattattgataataataaaatattattaattaaatatatcgaCAGCACCGTACGTGTAGGTAGatcaagaaaagaaaagaaaagaaaagaaaaaggactCATAAAAATAGTCCTCTCTACAATCCTAATAATTCAAACCTATAAAACCcccaaaaaacaaataaaatgaagTACTTTGTTGATGATGATCATAATagactttattaattaataattacaaaagCTATATTAAGCTGCAGATGGGGTAAGCATTGATTTAATACCACCAGCTTCCAATAGTGCAGCTGTAAAACGTTCCACTCTAACATTGTTGTTGTAATCCAATGTTTCATCCTCATATATCTCCTTCCATTTCTTAACCAACATCTTTATGTCTTCTCTCTCCATGTTCTGTTCCTCCCCAGTGTACCTCCATGGCTTAGACCCCTAAAGtgtaacatatatatatataatcaaaattatacaattaattaacattattattgattattaatttattagaaatAGCTAGCACACTCACAGCAGCACAATAGTGAACAACTTGAACTTTGTCTAGCTCAACATTCTCAGGGTGACGCCAGAGCATGGCTAACACAAGGTTGTACACGTTAGGTATAGGCTTGTATTTATCCTTGAAATACATGTTCAAAAAGTCCTGTATACAAATATGAGACAACAACTTCACAATTCCACTTtgcaattaattaatcaataaaatataacttatgTCTATGTTTGGGAAGCCAGATAGTTGGCTTATAGTATATAATTTATACTAGTGTATAAATTTGTATAAGcgaaatatatttgtttttaatttttttccacagattataacatttttttt from Cicer arietinum cultivar CDC Frontier isolate Library 1 chromosome 3, Cicar.CDCFrontier_v2.0, whole genome shotgun sequence encodes:
- the LOC101504245 gene encoding WAT1-related protein At1g09380; translated protein: MATNAGLVPLFLMILIQLAYAGMNITSKLAILGGMNPLILVAYRQIFATVSIAPFAYFLERNMVPRMTKRIMVQILLSSLTGVTGNQVLYFVGLKYSTATIACALTNLLPAFTFILAILFRQENLGIKKKSGVAKTIGTILCVGGAILLSFYHGKVIGIGESSIHWGYAEKIEGGSNSSAAQSNSLKGPIVLVLSALIWSAWFIIQADMSKNFPVPYTSTAYMCFLASFQCVFIALCFDRKVSSWSLHDAMRLTSSLYAGVICTGLSYCIISWTIERKGPLYVSVFTPLQLILTAIISWAFIREKLYVGTALGSLLIVAGLYAVLWGKSKEVVIKDPDADHEAVVMPLPVNELGRINGDLKNDMELLSYLPSNGNHH